One part of the Sarcophilus harrisii chromosome 5, mSarHar1.11, whole genome shotgun sequence genome encodes these proteins:
- the ACKR4 gene encoding atypical chemokine receptor 4 gives MDLEHNQSTDYYYDENEVNGTQDYSQYEILCVKEEVRNFAKVFLPTFYTVAFIVGIAGNSTVVAIYAYYKKQKTKTDMYIMNLAVADLLLLITLPFWAVNAVHGWVLGVPMCKLTSALFTINFVSGMQFLACISIDRYSAITKVPGHQRAGRPCWIICVGVWITAIVLSIPQLVFNTVNDKKRCLPIFPHHLGITMKASIQILEICLGFVLPFLIMGVCYSVIARTLIKMPNMKKSRALQVLLAVVAVFLITQLPYNIVKFWQAIDIIFSLITDCETSKRMDVAIQITKSLALCHSCLNPILYAFMGSSFKMHITKMVKKYGYWRRQRQNPEDIPFDSDGLTEPTSTFSI, from the coding sequence ATGGATCTGGAACACAATCAGTCAACAGATTACTATTATGATGAAAATGAAGTAAATGGCACTCAGGATTACAGTCAGTATGAAATACTCTGTGTCAAAGAGGAGGTCAGAAACTTTGCCAAGGTATTCCTGCCAACCTTTTACACAGTGGCTTTTATTGTTGGGATTGCAGGAAATTCCACAGTGGTGGCTATCTACGCCTattataagaaacagaaaaccaAAACTGACATGTATATCATGAATCTGGCAGTGGCCGATTTGCTTCTGCTCATCACCTTGCCATTTTGGGCAGTTAACGCAGTGCATGGATGGGTACTAGGGGTACCGATGTGTAAACTGACGTCAGCCTTATTCACCATAAACTTTGTCTCTGGGATGCAGTTTCTGGCCTGCATCAGCATAGACAGATACTCTGCAATCACTAAAGTCCCAGGGCATCAAAGGGCAGGAAGACCATGTTGGATTATTTGTGTTGGTGTCTGGATCACTGCAATAGTGCTGAGCATACCTCAGCTAGTTTTTAACACAGTGAATGACAAGAAGAGATGCCTGCCCATATTTCCACACCACCTAGGAATAACAATGAAAGCATCAATTCAGATCCTGGAAATTTGCCTAGGGTTTGTATTACCCTTTCTCATAATGGGAGTTTGTTATTCTGTAATTGCTAGGACACTCATCAAGATGCCCAACATGAAGAAATCTCGGGCCCTCCAGGTTCTACTCGCAGTTGTGGCTGTTTTCCTTATTACTCAGCTGCCGTACAACATAGTCAAGTTCTGGCAAGCCATCGACATCATCTTTTCGCTGATTACTGACTGTGAAACGAGCAAGCGCATGGATGTGGCCATCCAAATCACAAAGAGCCTGGCCCTTTGTCACAGCTGTCTCAACCCAATCCTATATGCTTTTATGGGATCCTCTTTTAAAATGCACATTACCAAAATGGTGAAGAAATATGGCTACtggaggagacagagacaaaatcCAGAAGACATCCCTTTTGATTCTGACGGTCTCACAGAACCAACAAGTACTTTTAGTATCTAG